The DNA sequence TTGTATGATCTGAGATTTTGCTCAGGCGATGGCCTGTTTATGAGGCATCTTGCCTTCGTTTTTCAATTATGTTTCTTAATTTCGTGTTTCCCTTTCGCTTTGGTCCGTTCTCATCGACTCGGGTATTTCCCTTTCCCGATCAAAATTTCGATTAACTCACAGATCCAATTTCTTGTTTGGGTGTTGCTGTTTCCAGTGACTCTCCTCGGATTCCTTCAGTCGCCGTTTTAAACGGGGTTTGCCCGTTATCGCACATGGGTTGGATCCCAATTGTGCAACACAGGATTGTTCATCCTTCGGGTGGCTGTCCAGTTGATCCCTGTGTGGATCTGTTTACCTTTCGTCCTGCTTTGACTTTTCTGGCTTCTACTTTGGCGATGGAAGATGTTCTCCGTTTCGGAGATGATCTGACATTTGTGGCTTCTTGTGGGTCTGGAATCGGGATATTCCGGTGCTCTCGTTTGAGTTCGTTGTTGGCTTTTTTCAAACTTTTCGACTCTGGCCTGATGGTGTTCTTCATACTTGGTGCGAATTTTATTCGCTTTGGCGCTACCGCTGTGACAGCGTCCTTCTCTTGGCCAGATTGGGGTTTGGGTGGCCTAGACTCGCCTGGTTTGAGTCtgtgttttcattttttctttgtcTGGGTTTGGTTTCTTACCCTCTGTTTAGGTTGCTTcgtttgttgttgtttttgtaCATGTTGCacccagtttctgggttttgtaaCTTTCCTCTAGTTTAATGTCACTTGATTGCTGTTTGCTGTTTgctgggaaaaaaaataaattgtatgATCATTTTTGTAGGCATGAAATTGTTGGCCAAGTGACCAAGGTTGGGCTCAACgtcaaaaaattcaaagttgGAGATGTAGCCGGAGTAGGGTGCATGATGGGTTCATGTGGCTCATGCGAGAACTGCAAACAAGACTTGGAAAATTACTGCCCCAAAATGTTATGGACCTTCAGTGGACAATATGAAGATGGAACAAGAGCCTTTGGTGGATATTCCAATAAGTTTGTTGTGGAAGAGCACTTTGCCGTCCGAATCCCAAATGACATACCACTAGCAGGTGTCGCCCCGCTATTGTGTGCTGGGATTACCGTGTATAGCCCCCTGAAATATTTCGGACTAGTCCCCCAGCCCGGTAGCAAGAAACATTTGGGTGTTGTTGGGCTTGGAGGTGTAGGTCATATGGCCGTGAAGTTTGCCAAAGCTTTCGGAGCAAAGGTCACTGTCATTAGTTCCTCTCCGAGTAAGGAAAAGGAAGCAGTGGAACAACTTGGTGCAGATTCATTTTTGATCAGTCATGACCATGAGAAATTGGAGGTAATTAAGTACCGAGTTTAATTTGTCGCCCTTCATTATATATTATCTACATACAAAGAGAGCATCATGTGAATAAGAAGTTTATGGTCACCTATCATTCAATTTAAGTTCGATGATTGAGATTAAAACGctcaaaatatttttatttaatctaAATCTTTAGATCTAAATCCAATAGTAAGTGACACTAAGATACTAAAAATACCACTAATTTCTTATATTAATCAATATATTAGGCCTTTCTAGTTTGCCCAAATGGTGAGAGTAGGTCGAGAATTATGAAAGGCTAGGTCAAACGTTCGATGGCCTTCAATGTAACTCAAGAAAACCCGGCTGATGAAAATCAAAATGTGATGATAATATTTTCATGGTATTAGGCTGCCTTGGGCACCATGGATGGTATCATCGACACTGTTTCTGCTTCTCACTCTCTCCTCCCATTGATTGGCTTGCTAAAAACTAGTGGAAAACTAGTTTTGGTGGGTGCTCCAGTGGAGCCACCTGAGCTTCCCGTCTTCCCTTTAATTATGGGTAATTTCCCTACTTCTCTTCCACAATCATATTTTTTTAAAGGGCGGAATACTAATtaacacttcttcttcttctatttttggaaataaTAGGGAGGAAAGTTATTGCTGGTAGTGCAATTGGGGGGATGAAAGAGACTCAAGAGATGATAGATTTTGCAGCAAAGCACAACATCATAGCAGATGTCGAAGTTATTCCAATGGATTATGTGAACACTGCTCTTGAACGACTTGAGAAAGGCGACAATGTTAAATATCGCTTTGTCATCGATGTTGCCAACACAATAAAATGTGCAAACTAGTTCGATCAAGTTGTAAAGCTTTAAGCCTTTAGTATCTGACTAGATAGAAAGGGCCGCACAATGCTG is a window from the Rosa chinensis cultivar Old Blush chromosome 2, RchiOBHm-V2, whole genome shotgun sequence genome containing:
- the LOC112186412 gene encoding probable mannitol dehydrogenase isoform X2 — encoded protein: MRHLAFVFQLCFLISCFPFALVRSHRLGHEIVGQVTKVGLNVKKFKVGDVAGVGCMMGSCGSCENCKQDLENYCPKMLWTFSGQYEDGTRAFGGYSNKFVVEEHFAVRIPNDIPLAGVAPLLCAGITVYSPLKYFGLVPQPGSKKHLGVVGLGGVGHMAVKFAKAFGAKVTVISSSPSKEKEAVEQLGADSFLISHDHEKLEAALGTMDGIIDTVSASHSLLPLIGLLKTSGKLVLVGAPVEPPELPVFPLIMGRKVIAGSAIGGMKETQEMIDFAAKHNIIADVEVIPMDYVNTALERLEKGDNVKYRFVIDVANTIKCAN
- the LOC112186412 gene encoding probable mannitol dehydrogenase isoform X4, whose product is MSLDHFCRHEIVGQVTKVGLNVKKFKVGDVAGVGCMMGSCGSCENCKQDLENYCPKMLWTFSGQYEDGTRAFGGYSNKFVVEEHFAVRIPNDIPLAGVAPLLCAGITVYSPLKYFGLVPQPGSKKHLGVVGLGGVGHMAVKFAKAFGAKVTVISSSPSKEKEAVEQLGADSFLISHDHEKLEAALGTMDGIIDTVSASHSLLPLIGLLKTSGKLVLVGAPVEPPELPVFPLIMGRKVIAGSAIGGMKETQEMIDFAAKHNIIADVEVIPMDYVNTALERLEKGDNVKYRFVIDVANTIKCAN
- the LOC112186412 gene encoding probable mannitol dehydrogenase isoform X3 gives rise to the protein MSLDCCLLFAGKKNKLYDHFCRHEIVGQVTKVGLNVKKFKVGDVAGVGCMMGSCGSCENCKQDLENYCPKMLWTFSGQYEDGTRAFGGYSNKFVVEEHFAVRIPNDIPLAGVAPLLCAGITVYSPLKYFGLVPQPGSKKHLGVVGLGGVGHMAVKFAKAFGAKVTVISSSPSKEKEAVEQLGADSFLISHDHEKLEAALGTMDGIIDTVSASHSLLPLIGLLKTSGKLVLVGAPVEPPELPVFPLIMGRKVIAGSAIGGMKETQEMIDFAAKHNIIADVEVIPMDYVNTALERLEKGDNVKYRFVIDVANTIKCAN
- the LOC112186412 gene encoding probable mannitol dehydrogenase isoform X1, with product MSKAPAQEEAVHAYGWAARDSSGILSPYHFTRRANGDNDITIKIQYCGICHGDIHLVKNKVWSTIYPTVPGHEIVGQVTKVGLNVKKFKVGDVAGVGCMMGSCGSCENCKQDLENYCPKMLWTFSGQYEDGTRAFGGYSNKFVVEEHFAVRIPNDIPLAGVAPLLCAGITVYSPLKYFGLVPQPGSKKHLGVVGLGGVGHMAVKFAKAFGAKVTVISSSPSKEKEAVEQLGADSFLISHDHEKLEAALGTMDGIIDTVSASHSLLPLIGLLKTSGKLVLVGAPVEPPELPVFPLIMGRKVIAGSAIGGMKETQEMIDFAAKHNIIADVEVIPMDYVNTALERLEKGDNVKYRFVIDVANTIKCAN